One genomic region from Desulfovermiculus halophilus DSM 18834 encodes:
- a CDS encoding ExbD/TolR family protein, giving the protein MDFNPNRQGFVSTINVTPFVDVMLVLLVIFMITAPMMTQGVNVDLPQTKTVQTLPQDSDTLVLTVKKGGTLHIDEYEITREELTATLKKLVTKEDDILYLRADSEVPYGFVVQIMSDIKAAGVARLGVVAEPEEE; this is encoded by the coding sequence ATGGATTTTAACCCTAATCGGCAGGGGTTCGTCTCCACGATCAATGTCACGCCCTTTGTGGACGTCATGCTCGTGCTCCTGGTCATCTTCATGATTACCGCCCCCATGATGACCCAGGGGGTGAACGTTGATCTTCCTCAGACCAAGACCGTGCAGACCCTGCCCCAGGATTCGGATACCCTGGTCCTGACGGTGAAAAAGGGAGGTACCCTGCATATAGACGAGTACGAGATCACCAGGGAGGAGCTGACCGCGACCCTGAAGAAGCTGGTGACCAAAGAGGACGATATTCTCTATCTGCGGGCTGATTCAGAGGTCCCGTATGGGTTTGTGGTCCAGATCATGAGTGACATCAAGGCGGCGGGAGTGGCCAGGCTGGGTGTGGTGGCCGAACCGGAAGAAGAGTAG
- a CDS encoding cell envelope integrity protein TolA, with protein sequence MGLASCLLSLLLHLSVIVLALVGPWWGSEMRMDLDQPVYEVEVVRMPEQKKAVQVPDTSRQKTSAQKKAPRQVKAQPKPKPAPSKQPRAEPVQIAGKDEKPQAAKVRQKERPKPSKRPQAAAETQTKTPERVMQEALKEVSTQAEQESAEETNDLEDALAQLKQEAAAQGVDQDNLGRSASAGGTKRVYGALVRERIQANWRFPDLGQSQDLTATVRIRVDAQGKILDQSMLEPSGNAQFDNSVLRAIARTGRLQPPPSPDLRTVRITFHLQDMMP encoded by the coding sequence ATGGGTCTTGCAAGCTGCCTGCTTTCTCTTCTTTTGCACCTCAGCGTGATCGTTCTGGCCCTGGTTGGTCCCTGGTGGGGCAGCGAGATGCGCATGGATCTGGATCAGCCGGTGTATGAAGTGGAAGTGGTCCGGATGCCGGAGCAGAAGAAGGCGGTTCAGGTCCCGGACACATCCAGGCAAAAGACGTCAGCCCAGAAAAAAGCTCCCCGACAGGTCAAGGCCCAGCCCAAGCCCAAACCAGCGCCTTCAAAGCAGCCCAGGGCTGAGCCGGTGCAGATAGCCGGAAAGGACGAGAAGCCTCAGGCGGCCAAGGTCCGGCAGAAAGAACGGCCCAAACCAAGCAAGCGCCCGCAGGCCGCGGCCGAGACGCAGACCAAGACCCCGGAAAGGGTGATGCAGGAAGCCCTCAAGGAAGTCAGCACCCAGGCCGAACAGGAGAGCGCAGAGGAAACGAACGACCTGGAAGATGCCCTGGCCCAGCTCAAACAGGAGGCCGCCGCCCAGGGAGTGGACCAGGACAACCTGGGACGCTCCGCCTCAGCCGGGGGGACGAAAAGGGTGTACGGCGCCCTGGTCCGGGAACGGATTCAGGCCAACTGGCGTTTCCCGGATCTGGGGCAGAGCCAAGATCTGACGGCCACAGTCCGGATCAGGGTCGATGCCCAGGGGAAGATCCTGGATCAGTCCATGTTAGAGCCGTCCGGAAATGCCCAGTTCGACAACTCCGTGCTTCGGGCCATAGCCAGGACCGGGCGGCTGCAACCGCCGCCAAGCCCTGATCTGAGGACGGTGCGCATCACGTTTCATCTCCAGGACATGATGCCCTAA
- the pal gene encoding peptidoglycan-associated lipoprotein Pal, with product MRRYGWMTVCVVGCAVLVLLVQGCARKPVGSGSEGLSADQAGAYSANGTGVAGDGTSQMTAEEMEEYRLKEQARREKAKAEQAKDEQQKEQAVQELTKRIHFAFDSYELRVDARQTLKKKAEILDRHSDIDLTIEGHCDSRGTDEYNLALGERRARAAYEFMVLLGIDPDRMNIISYGEERPLDPRNTEEAWAKNRRCEFRVAD from the coding sequence ATGCGCAGATATGGATGGATGACAGTATGTGTAGTGGGGTGTGCGGTCCTTGTGCTCCTGGTGCAGGGCTGTGCTCGAAAGCCCGTCGGCAGCGGGTCCGAGGGGTTGAGCGCGGACCAAGCGGGAGCGTACTCGGCCAACGGCACCGGGGTGGCCGGGGACGGGACATCCCAGATGACCGCCGAGGAAATGGAAGAATACCGGCTGAAGGAGCAAGCGCGCCGGGAAAAGGCGAAAGCGGAGCAGGCCAAGGACGAACAGCAGAAGGAGCAAGCCGTTCAGGAGCTGACAAAGCGCATCCATTTTGCCTTTGACTCCTACGAGCTCCGGGTCGATGCCCGGCAGACCCTGAAGAAAAAGGCGGAGATCCTGGACCGGCATTCGGATATCGACCTGACCATAGAAGGGCACTGCGACAGCCGGGGAACCGATGAGTACAACCTTGCTCTGGGCGAACGGCGGGCCAGGGCGGCCTATGAGTTCATGGTCCTTCTGGGGATAGATCCGGATCGGATGAACATTATCAGCTATGGGGAGGAGCGGCCCTTGGACCCCAGAAACACCGAAGAGGCCTGGGCCAAGAACCGTAGATGCGAGTTTCGGGTGGCCGACTAG
- a CDS encoding PD40 domain-containing protein, with protein MNILFRRWWSVLGAAVILLLCVGGQGRAENSLQVNIYGPGQSEITAYIAPSRPKAGGQDDNGTPSRVQDLGRILREDLAFLPFIRFAPMEDILGGAQVQGVDRDSLDFKRFQMSKVDLVCTLGWSADDPDREEVEIRAFDTYSGQMILGRGYILRTPEHVEQASRRFCAGLMQKLTGRSGFFQSELAFVRKTQKDKDIYACTPQGRSLRPVVDLDGYCLSPAWSADGRQVGMSFVGQDKHEFVVFDTQNGDVRRTTLPGNTIISPTFWPGNGWVISADPRKSPDIFKLTADLSLGEPLVQHWAIDISPHFDAQGTAMVFVSSRFGNPHIFLRHMDSGEIERISFEGTYNTNPSISPDGRFVAYSRLIKGHGHRIIVYDRQKGSERQVSFGPGNDEDPAWGPDSYFLAFSSDRSGTYQLYVTTRHAEEPKKIPTGEGAATSPAWKPNKPQ; from the coding sequence ATGAATATTTTGTTTCGAAGATGGTGGTCTGTCCTCGGGGCGGCAGTCATCCTGCTCCTGTGCGTCGGCGGACAGGGCAGGGCGGAGAACAGCCTCCAGGTCAATATCTACGGCCCCGGACAGTCAGAGATCACTGCCTATATCGCCCCGTCCAGGCCCAAGGCCGGGGGGCAGGATGACAACGGGACGCCGTCCAGAGTACAGGATCTGGGCCGGATACTGCGGGAAGATCTGGCCTTTCTGCCCTTTATCCGTTTCGCCCCCATGGAGGACATCCTGGGCGGGGCCCAGGTCCAGGGAGTGGACCGGGACAGCCTGGACTTCAAGCGCTTTCAGATGAGCAAGGTGGATCTGGTGTGCACCCTGGGCTGGTCAGCCGACGATCCGGATCGGGAGGAAGTGGAAATCCGGGCCTTTGACACCTACTCCGGGCAGATGATTCTCGGACGGGGGTACATCCTGCGGACCCCTGAGCACGTGGAGCAGGCCAGCCGCAGGTTCTGCGCCGGACTGATGCAAAAGCTGACCGGCCGCTCCGGTTTTTTTCAGTCTGAGCTGGCCTTTGTGCGCAAGACACAGAAGGACAAGGACATATACGCCTGTACCCCCCAGGGACGTTCTTTGCGGCCGGTGGTCGACTTGGACGGGTACTGCCTCAGCCCGGCCTGGTCTGCGGACGGACGGCAAGTGGGGATGAGTTTTGTCGGTCAGGACAAGCACGAGTTTGTGGTCTTTGATACCCAAAACGGGGATGTCCGCCGGACCACCCTGCCCGGGAACACAATCATCAGCCCGACTTTCTGGCCCGGAAACGGCTGGGTGATCAGTGCCGATCCACGCAAGAGCCCGGATATATTCAAGCTCACCGCCGATTTGAGCCTGGGGGAGCCCTTGGTCCAGCACTGGGCCATTGACATCTCCCCGCACTTTGATGCCCAGGGCACAGCCATGGTGTTTGTTTCCAGCCGTTTTGGAAATCCGCACATATTCCTGCGGCATATGGACAGCGGGGAGATTGAGCGGATCAGCTTTGAAGGCACCTACAACACCAATCCCAGCATCAGCCCGGACGGGCGGTTTGTGGCCTACTCCCGGCTGATCAAAGGCCACGGCCACAGGATCATCGTCTACGACCGGCAGAAGGGCTCGGAACGGCAGGTAAGCTTCGGGCCGGGCAACGACGAGGACCCGGCCTGGGGACCGGACAGCTACTTCTTGGCCTTCAGTTCAGATCGTTCCGGGACCTATCAGCTGTACGTGACCACCAGGCATGCGGAGGAGCCGAAAAAAATCCCCACAGGGGAGGGAGCGGCCACATCTCCGGCCTGGAAGCCGAATAAACCTCAGTAG
- the nth gene encoding endonuclease III encodes MIHLLAENDFFRYPFPVHSASTDQSRIDRAASILDRLRRRYPEVGSQLTWHSPWELLVATILAAQCTDGRVNAVTPVLFARWPTIMDLADAQQSEVEAVIRSTGLYRNKAANLIRTARKLVQDYSSQVPSRMQDLLTLPGVARKTANIVLSHGFGVHEGIAVDTHVKRLSYRLGLSSSQDPGRIERDLMPLFPRQAWGEINHFLVWYGREVCRARSPQCGQCILADLCPRTGLD; translated from the coding sequence ATGATCCACCTCCTTGCCGAAAACGATTTTTTCCGGTATCCCTTCCCAGTGCACTCCGCTTCAACCGACCAATCCCGAATCGATAGGGCCGCATCCATCCTGGACCGCCTTCGGCGGCGCTACCCTGAGGTGGGCAGCCAGTTGACCTGGCATTCCCCCTGGGAGCTCCTGGTGGCCACCATCCTGGCCGCTCAGTGCACCGACGGCAGGGTCAATGCGGTCACCCCCGTGCTTTTCGCCCGCTGGCCCACAATAATGGACCTGGCCGACGCACAGCAGTCCGAGGTGGAAGCGGTCATCCGCTCCACCGGCTTGTACCGGAACAAGGCCGCGAACCTCATCCGGACGGCCCGCAAGCTGGTTCAGGACTACAGCTCCCAGGTGCCCTCCAGGATGCAGGACCTGCTGACCCTGCCCGGGGTGGCCAGAAAGACGGCCAACATCGTCCTCTCCCACGGATTCGGGGTCCACGAAGGTATCGCCGTGGATACCCATGTCAAGCGCCTGAGCTACCGGCTCGGACTGAGCTCTTCCCAGGACCCCGGACGGATAGAGCGGGATCTGATGCCGTTGTTTCCCCGCCAGGCCTGGGGGGAGATCAATCATTTCCTGGTCTGGTACGGCCGGGAGGTCTGCCGGGCCAGGAGCCCGCAGTGCGGCCAATGCATCCTGGCCGATCTGTGCCCGCGAACAGGCCTGGATTGA
- the larC gene encoding nickel pincer cofactor biosynthesis protein LarC has protein sequence MSNQDATHLYLQCSTGISGDMFLAAMADLGLDIRPVAEILTDAGVPVRIEAEKVRSCGLTGTQAAISPLEHEPPLRTMEQIKTVLAASRFSAGITDRAHRAFERLARAEAAVHGVQVSEVHFHEVGAVDTLADIVGCFWALEQLGVKEVSCSPLPWFQGRVECAHGVLPLPAPATVELLKGKPMFSTSFEQELITPTGALLVDQTASGFGPAPDGTLTTAGIGWGRIDLSPVPNGVRAFLFAPRTAARDPEVERVVILESNVDHLTGEEIGSLYDPLLAAGALDVIYLPGVMKKNRSGGLLQVLCRPEELDRVQTCFVDQTMTLGLRRREAERIVLPRRTEEASTALGPVASKAASWRGATWSRPEHEALEDLARKTGRSVVQLRYMLQGLDKDETSDSDPDHQE, from the coding sequence GTGTCGAACCAAGATGCTACTCATCTGTATCTGCAGTGTTCTACCGGGATCAGCGGCGACATGTTCCTGGCGGCCATGGCTGATCTCGGTTTGGATATTCGTCCTGTGGCCGAGATACTGACCGATGCCGGGGTCCCGGTGCGGATCGAAGCCGAAAAGGTGCGCAGCTGCGGATTGACCGGGACCCAGGCCGCGATATCGCCCCTGGAGCACGAACCGCCCCTGCGGACCATGGAACAGATAAAAACGGTCCTGGCCGCCTCCCGGTTTTCCGCAGGGATCACGGACAGGGCCCACCGGGCCTTTGAGCGTCTGGCCCGGGCCGAGGCCGCAGTCCACGGGGTCCAGGTCTCCGAGGTCCATTTCCATGAAGTGGGGGCTGTGGATACCCTGGCGGATATCGTGGGCTGCTTCTGGGCCCTGGAGCAGCTGGGGGTCAAGGAGGTCTCCTGCTCTCCCCTGCCCTGGTTTCAAGGCCGGGTGGAGTGCGCCCACGGGGTTTTGCCCCTCCCGGCTCCGGCCACGGTGGAGCTCTTGAAGGGCAAACCGATGTTCTCCACTTCCTTTGAGCAGGAGCTTATCACCCCCACTGGGGCCTTGCTCGTGGATCAAACGGCCTCCGGGTTCGGGCCTGCTCCGGATGGGACCCTGACCACTGCCGGGATTGGATGGGGACGGATCGATCTGTCTCCGGTCCCCAACGGGGTGCGGGCCTTTCTTTTCGCCCCCCGGACAGCGGCCCGGGACCCAGAGGTGGAGCGGGTGGTCATCCTGGAAAGCAATGTGGATCACTTGACCGGAGAGGAGATCGGCAGCCTGTACGATCCCCTGCTGGCCGCAGGGGCCCTGGATGTCATCTATCTGCCCGGGGTGATGAAGAAAAACCGCAGCGGCGGCCTGTTGCAGGTTTTGTGCAGGCCGGAGGAGCTGGACCGGGTTCAGACCTGCTTTGTGGATCAGACCATGACCCTGGGGCTGCGGCGCAGGGAGGCGGAGAGGATCGTTCTGCCCAGGCGCACGGAGGAGGCGTCAACTGCCCTGGGGCCGGTGGCGTCCAAGGCGGCTTCCTGGCGGGGGGCAACCTGGAGCAGGCCGGAACACGAGGCCCTGGAGGACCTGGCCCGGAAGACAGGGCGTTCAGTGGTTCAGCTGCGGTACATGCTGCAGGGCTTGGACAAGGACGAGACATCGGATTCAGACCCTGACCACCAGGAGTGA
- a CDS encoding alpha/beta hydrolase yields the protein MNMSPAPSCLLLHGYGGAPYDVSPLARALENQGLPVRTPCLPGHKETPEAFARSRFTHWLQAAEEQVQEMRARGPCVVIGLSMGGSLALNLAERYSLAGVVTIAAPVFLYTLFPWKGASRLLPLVSLLRHLRPIVLVPETSKQAMAIAPHAGYEGIQALHPLHSLIKGLRPVYRNLHRITAPLLVLHSPQDRTVPVDNAWHILRGVSSKARRMELLPITEEHTSRHLLTTHVETKDKVQQAVLHFLDRNDIAGAD from the coding sequence ATGAATATGTCCCCTGCGCCGTCCTGTCTCCTCCTGCACGGGTATGGGGGAGCACCGTACGATGTCTCCCCGCTGGCCCGGGCCCTGGAGAACCAGGGGCTGCCGGTCCGGACCCCGTGCCTGCCCGGACACAAAGAGACACCGGAGGCATTTGCCCGCTCCAGGTTTACACATTGGCTTCAGGCCGCAGAGGAGCAGGTGCAGGAAATGCGGGCCCGGGGACCGTGTGTGGTCATCGGTCTGTCCATGGGCGGCAGTCTGGCCTTGAACCTGGCCGAACGATACTCCTTGGCCGGGGTGGTGACCATCGCCGCTCCGGTCTTTCTGTATACCCTTTTTCCCTGGAAGGGGGCAAGCCGGCTTTTGCCCCTGGTCTCCCTGCTCCGTCACCTGCGCCCCATAGTTTTGGTCCCTGAAACCTCGAAACAGGCCATGGCCATAGCCCCTCATGCAGGATACGAGGGGATTCAGGCCCTCCATCCCCTGCACAGCTTGATCAAAGGACTGCGGCCGGTGTATCGGAATCTGCACCGGATTACCGCCCCTCTCCTGGTCCTGCACTCCCCCCAGGATCGGACAGTTCCGGTGGACAACGCCTGGCATATACTGCGCGGGGTCTCTTCCAAGGCGCGCAGAATGGAGCTGTTGCCCATAACTGAAGAGCACACCAGCAGGCATCTGCTGACCACCCATGTGGAAACCAAGGACAAGGTGCAGCAGGCTGTTCTGCACTTTTTGGACCGCAATGACATCGCAGGCGCAGACTGA
- a CDS encoding bifunctional nuclease family protein, with protein sequence MVKMKIFGLALDEQSQVPLLILKDLEDTQVLPIWIGAMEAMAISISLNKVSISRPLTHDLMLQTLATLGAAVERVEIVDLREGTYYAEIHLVHADRTYLVDSRPSDAIALAVRAEAPVYAAQSLLDRVAKQFDQEHEVVLKDEESERWTEFLEKYNIDQTKYKM encoded by the coding sequence ATGGTAAAAATGAAGATTTTCGGGTTGGCCTTGGACGAACAGTCGCAGGTCCCCCTGCTCATCCTCAAGGATTTGGAGGATACGCAGGTTCTGCCCATCTGGATCGGAGCCATGGAGGCCATGGCCATCTCCATCAGTCTGAACAAGGTGTCCATCTCCAGACCGTTGACCCACGACCTCATGCTCCAGACCCTGGCTACCCTGGGGGCGGCAGTTGAGCGGGTGGAGATCGTGGATCTGCGCGAGGGCACCTATTATGCAGAGATCCATCTGGTGCATGCGGACCGGACCTATCTGGTGGACAGCCGGCCATCGGATGCCATTGCCCTGGCGGTGCGGGCGGAGGCCCCGGTCTATGCCGCCCAGTCCCTTTTGGACCGGGTGGCCAAGCAGTTCGACCAGGAGCACGAGGTCGTGCTCAAGGACGAGGAGTCCGAACGCTGGACGGAGTTTCTGGAAAAATACAATATTGACCAGACCAAATACAAGATGTGA
- the cutA gene encoding divalent-cation tolerance protein CutA, translating to MQAVLVYITCRDEGEAKGVGEALIESRLAACVNIIDGMRSMFWWGGKIDQDVETVLLAKTRVGLVGKLTDKVKAVHSDECPCVVAVPIIDGNPDFLAWIQSETGAGAE from the coding sequence ATGCAGGCAGTCCTGGTATACATCACCTGTCGGGACGAGGGCGAGGCCAAGGGGGTGGGAGAAGCCCTGATAGAGTCCCGGCTGGCGGCGTGCGTGAACATCATCGACGGTATGCGGTCCATGTTCTGGTGGGGAGGAAAGATTGATCAGGACGTGGAAACCGTGCTTTTGGCCAAGACCCGGGTCGGGTTGGTGGGCAAACTGACGGATAAGGTCAAGGCTGTGCACAGCGATGAGTGCCCCTGTGTGGTGGCAGTGCCCATCATAGACGGAAACCCGGATTTCTTGGCCTGGATTCAGTCCGAAACCGGAGCCGGGGCCGAATAG
- the miaB gene encoding tRNA (N6-isopentenyl adenosine(37)-C2)-methylthiotransferase MiaB — protein MELRTGHTHTGGRDPDSRPGFHIITFGCQMNVCDSQWLEQSLSLRGWRPVPEDKAEAIVINTCSVREKPEQKVYSLLGRLRSLWKADPRVFVAVGGCVAQQIGEGFWNRFPFVRLVFGSDGVAQVPAALDQLREDPGLRLSYLDFCSSYPERERVWNQACAPSQAFVTIMQGCDNFCAYCIVPYTRGRQKSRPLPEVITECSDLVRSGAREITLLGQNVNSYGQDQSGDGGSFAQLLEEVCALPGLERVRFTTSHPKDLHPQVIQAFGRHQNLCPALHLPLQSGSDRILQKMGRRYTTSQYLELVAALRRVRPDIVLSTDLIVGFPGETEEDFEQTLDMVRRIGFDSSFSFKYSPRPGVRASLMPGQVAEEVKAGRLQRLQVLQEELTQHSLDRLKGRVIPVLVEKRGASRFEGQWQGREAGGRVVHFTWPSDQELTGRFVRVRVQTAMKHSVSGEAVKGPW, from the coding sequence ATGGAGCTTCGTACAGGTCATACACATACAGGGGGGAGGGATCCGGACTCCAGGCCTGGATTTCACATCATTACCTTCGGCTGTCAGATGAATGTCTGCGATTCGCAGTGGCTGGAGCAGAGCCTGAGCCTTCGCGGCTGGCGTCCGGTACCGGAGGACAAGGCCGAGGCCATTGTGATCAACACCTGCAGTGTGCGGGAAAAACCGGAGCAGAAGGTGTACAGCCTTTTGGGCCGGCTGCGGAGCCTGTGGAAGGCCGATCCAAGGGTGTTTGTGGCCGTGGGCGGGTGCGTGGCCCAGCAGATCGGGGAGGGGTTCTGGAATCGGTTCCCCTTCGTCCGTCTGGTCTTTGGCTCGGACGGGGTGGCTCAGGTCCCGGCAGCCCTGGACCAGCTGCGGGAGGATCCCGGGCTGCGTCTGTCCTATCTCGATTTCTGCAGCTCGTACCCGGAACGGGAGCGGGTCTGGAACCAGGCCTGTGCCCCATCCCAGGCCTTTGTGACCATCATGCAGGGCTGCGACAACTTCTGCGCCTACTGTATCGTCCCCTATACCCGGGGGCGGCAGAAATCCCGTCCGTTGCCGGAGGTGATCACCGAGTGTTCGGACCTGGTCCGTTCCGGGGCCCGGGAGATCACCCTGCTGGGCCAGAATGTGAACAGTTACGGCCAAGATCAGTCCGGGGACGGAGGCAGCTTTGCCCAGCTGCTGGAGGAAGTCTGCGCGCTTCCCGGCCTAGAGCGGGTGAGGTTCACCACCTCGCACCCCAAGGATCTTCATCCTCAGGTTATTCAAGCTTTCGGCCGGCATCAGAATTTGTGCCCGGCCCTGCACCTTCCCCTGCAGTCCGGATCGGACCGGATCTTGCAAAAAATGGGGCGGAGGTACACAACCAGCCAATACCTGGAGCTGGTTGCAGCCCTGCGCCGGGTCCGGCCGGATATTGTCCTGAGCACCGATCTGATCGTTGGTTTTCCAGGAGAGACGGAGGAAGATTTTGAACAGACCCTGGACATGGTCCGCAGGATCGGTTTTGACTCCAGCTTTTCCTTCAAGTATTCTCCACGGCCAGGAGTGCGGGCCAGTCTGATGCCCGGACAGGTCGCGGAGGAGGTCAAGGCCGGGCGGCTGCAGCGCCTGCAAGTGCTGCAGGAGGAGCTGACCCAGCATTCATTGGACCGGCTCAAAGGCCGGGTCATCCCGGTGCTGGTGGAAAAGCGGGGCGCATCCCGGTTTGAGGGGCAATGGCAGGGCCGTGAAGCCGGCGGCCGGGTTGTTCATTTTACCTGGCCCTCTGACCAGGAGCTCACAGGACGTTTTGTCCGGGTCCGGGTCCAGACAGCCATGAAACATTCCGTTTCCGGGGAGGCAGTGAAAGGACCATGGTAA
- a CDS encoding MotA/TolQ/ExbB proton channel family protein, with product MSIPAHSGLVSMLMGATLVVKIVLSILALMSIISWTLIFYKLFLYVRVKRSIEQESRIFDEARDLGTALRTLKKRSGSRLYVIGAKAVSEIRSLEKSSLPPSGKVKVASDNIRRVLRQAVSQEINSLAYALSFLATCTNSAPFIGLFGTVWGIMNAFQAIGVQKSAALATVAPGIAEALVATAIGLAVAIPASVAYNAFLGLLNSIESELVNYAGTFLNRAQRELPWLSAGRTEREQEDLQPGSKLRSGGLQPEGERDDLRHSMDLDG from the coding sequence ATGTCTATACCGGCGCACAGCGGACTGGTATCCATGCTGATGGGAGCCACGCTGGTGGTCAAAATCGTATTGAGCATACTGGCCCTGATGTCCATCATCAGCTGGACCCTGATTTTCTATAAGCTGTTCCTCTATGTCCGGGTCAAGCGGTCCATTGAGCAGGAAAGCAGGATCTTTGATGAAGCCAGGGATCTGGGCACTGCCCTGCGGACCTTGAAAAAGCGTTCCGGGTCCAGGCTGTATGTCATCGGGGCCAAGGCAGTCAGCGAGATCAGGTCCCTGGAAAAGTCCAGCCTCCCGCCCAGCGGCAAGGTCAAGGTTGCCTCGGACAATATCCGCCGGGTTCTGCGTCAGGCCGTGAGCCAGGAGATCAACTCCCTGGCCTATGCCCTCTCCTTCCTGGCCACCTGTACCAACTCCGCACCCTTTATCGGACTGTTCGGCACGGTCTGGGGGATCATGAACGCCTTTCAGGCCATAGGGGTTCAGAAGTCAGCAGCCCTGGCCACTGTGGCCCCGGGGATCGCCGAGGCCCTGGTGGCTACGGCCATCGGCCTGGCAGTGGCTATTCCGGCCTCCGTGGCCTATAATGCATTTCTGGGGCTGCTCAACAGCATAGAAAGCGAGCTGGTGAACTATGCCGGGACCTTTCTGAACCGGGCCCAGCGCGAGCTTCCCTGGCTGAGCGCCGGGCGGACCGAGCGGGAGCAGGAGGATCTCCAACCGGGATCCAAGCTGCGCAGCGGCGGGCTTCAGCCAGAGGGTGAACGGGACGATCTCAGGCATTCCATGGACCTGGACGGATAA
- a CDS encoding histidinol phosphate phosphatase domain-containing protein, with product MIEFHTHTVFSDGKLLPAALARRARMLDYQAVAFTDHADWTNYAWILERHMQSLTPRGLFCGLDLIVGLELTHVPPPLMHEMVDSARQNGAQLILAHGESLADGVEIGTNLAAIEAGVDILAHPGLIQEEEARLAGEKGVLLEISARSGHCLTNGHVAAVARKHGAQVVLGSDVHVAADLPSREQRRCIALGAGLSEEEYLQAERRAQDLLQTVRSRT from the coding sequence ATGATAGAATTTCATACCCACACCGTGTTCAGCGACGGCAAGCTCCTGCCTGCCGCCCTGGCCAGACGGGCCAGGATGCTGGATTACCAGGCCGTGGCCTTCACCGACCATGCGGACTGGACCAACTATGCCTGGATTCTGGAGCGGCACATGCAGAGCCTGACCCCCAGGGGCCTCTTCTGCGGGCTGGATCTGATTGTCGGCCTTGAGCTCACCCACGTACCTCCCCCCCTGATGCACGAAATGGTGGACAGTGCCCGCCAAAACGGAGCCCAGCTGATCCTGGCCCACGGGGAAAGCCTGGCCGACGGGGTGGAGATTGGAACGAATCTGGCGGCCATTGAGGCCGGAGTGGACATTCTGGCCCATCCTGGACTGATCCAGGAAGAAGAGGCCAGGCTGGCAGGAGAGAAGGGGGTCCTCCTGGAGATATCCGCCCGGTCCGGGCACTGTCTGACCAACGGGCACGTGGCGGCTGTGGCCCGCAAACACGGGGCCCAGGTTGTCCTGGGCAGCGATGTGCATGTGGCCGCAGACCTTCCTTCCAGGGAACAGCGGCGGTGCATCGCCCTGGGGGCGGGCCTGAGCGAAGAAGAATACCTGCAGGCCGAGCGTCGGGCCCAGGATCTGCTGCAGACGGTGAGATCCCGGACCTAG
- a CDS encoding VanZ family protein, protein MSSSNPNISPAVHRLQQVILWCWMISMGCVLYGSLSPDLSVDIRIQNSDKIMHALAYAWLALGARMSFIPASKSFGLGLFLLGLGLGIELVQSVIPGRFFSWADILANFLGILSGLAAAAGISRTGVRFLAHLIQ, encoded by the coding sequence ATGTCCAGCTCGAACCCAAATATATCACCGGCCGTTCACCGCCTGCAGCAGGTCATCCTCTGGTGCTGGATGATCTCCATGGGGTGCGTCCTATACGGCTCTTTGAGCCCGGACCTCAGCGTGGACATCCGGATCCAGAACTCGGACAAGATAATGCACGCCCTGGCCTATGCCTGGCTGGCCCTGGGGGCCAGGATGAGCTTCATTCCCGCCTCCAAGTCATTTGGGCTGGGCCTCTTCCTCCTTGGTCTGGGCCTGGGCATAGAGCTGGTCCAGAGCGTAATTCCGGGGCGCTTTTTCTCCTGGGCGGACATCCTGGCCAACTTCCTGGGCATACTGTCCGGGCTTGCTGCAGCCGCGGGCATCAGCCGTACCGGGGTCCGCTTCCTGGCCCACCTGATTCAATAG